A section of the Oryza sativa Japonica Group chromosome 1, ASM3414082v1 genome encodes:
- the LOC4325152 gene encoding uncharacterized protein, whose protein sequence is MGGRGKKKSVLASLFGFKSGGERRRQQQQEEMATAAAAGRKQQQRSYYCPERRRRVWPSDEDNDNYYAERDIDRRASEFIDKVHRGMLIAGGEQDG, encoded by the coding sequence ATGGGAGGAAGAGGGAAGAAGAAGTCGGTGCTGGCCTCGCTGTTCGGGTTCAagagcggcggcgagaggcggcggcagcagcagcaggaggagatggcgacggctgcggcggccggaaggaagcagcagcagaggTCGTACTACTGcccggagcggaggaggagggtgtgGCCGAGCGACGAGGACAACGACAACTACTACGCCGAGCGTGACATCGACCGGAGGGCCTCCGAGTTCATCGACAAGGTGCATCGCGGGATGctgatcgccggcggcgagcaagaTGGCTAG